In Clarias gariepinus isolate MV-2021 ecotype Netherlands chromosome 1, CGAR_prim_01v2, whole genome shotgun sequence, one DNA window encodes the following:
- the LOC128520254 gene encoding aerolysin-like protein: protein MSALADVVAVGANGGNPFNFNGTENGSTLQKICVWLGDWQVKAIKVCLTDGQSKQFGVPAGDVKEFIFEDGEHFTSLSLWANSRGTRLGAIKFKTTHSREFYVKQRSEGLNQEVPVDVASGICMGITGRSGSDIDCFGFIFINTIESTKLTDVEYPTLKEVIPKVNVREIKSMTYHNDTSLTQEYKSETSQKITQKSFWSVTGKLELTYTLEVNAGIPLIAKKKSNYVFILSVDGTYASEMSEERMEHYSFPVQVLPGKTVDVDITLGQAPVDLPFKGKVKITCHNGGVLEFKTSGTYKGVTYTAGDVTVTESAKNLGGASKSAKFILKM from the coding sequence ATGTCAGCCCTGGCAGATGTAGTTGCAGTTGGTGCGAATGGAGGAAACCCCTTTAATTTTAATGGCACTGAAAATGGATCCACATTGCAAAAGATCTGCGTGTGGCTCGGTGACTGGCAAGTGAAGGCCATAAAGGTCTGCCTTACTGATGGCCAGTCCAAGCAGTTTGGTGTACCTGCTGGGGATGTTAAAGAGTTTATATTTGAAGATGGAGAGCATTTCACCTCCCTTTCACTATGGGCAAATTCAAGGGGAACACGTCTGGGTgccatcaaattcaaaacaactCACTCCAGGGAGTTCTATGTAAAGCAGAGAAGTGAAGGGTTGAACCAAGAAGTTCCAGTTGATGTTGCTTCTGGGATCTGCATGGGAATCACAGGGCGTTCAGGTTCAGATATTGATTGCTTCGGCTTCATATTCATTAACACGATCGAGTCTACTAAGCTTACAGATGTTGAGTATCCTACACTTAAGGAAGTGATACCCAAAGTGAATGTCAGGGAAATCAAATCCATGACCTACCACAATGATACTTCTCTAACtcaagaatacaaaagtgaaacCTCCCAAAAAATAACACAGAAATCCTTCTGGTCAGTTACCGGAAAATTGGAGTTGACATACACTCTGGAAGTGAACGCAGGAATCCCACTgattgcaaagaaaaaatcaaACTATGTTTTCATACTTAGTGTTGATGGTACATATGCTTCAGAGATGAGTGAAGAGAGAATGGAGCATTACTCATTTCCTGTTCAAGTCCTTCCAGGTAAAACCGTGGATGTGGACATCACACTTGGCCAGGCTCCAGTTGATCTCCCCTTCAAGGGCAAAGTCAAGATTACATGCCATAATGGTGGTGTGCTGGAATTTAAAACCAGTGGAACCTACAAAGGTGTCACTTACACTGCTGGAGATGTAACTGTGACTGAATCAGCCAAAAACCTCGGTGGGGCCTCAAAATCTGCAAAGTTTAttctaaaaatgtaa